A single genomic interval of Deltaproteobacteria bacterium harbors:
- a CDS encoding DedA family protein → MQWLHALADWVVHWAHTPYGGIALFMLAFCESSFFPIPPDLLLIALCAVDSQQSFWYASLCTAGSVLGGIFGYGLGRFGGRPLLERWVRPEKVRLVERYYRRWDVWAVAVAGFTPIPYKVFTISAGAFLLQFGRFVIASTGSRGARFFLVAALFYFFGPAVNSFISKYFNVLSVLFVVLLILGFWILRTVSRGAAQDS, encoded by the coding sequence ATGCAATGGCTACATGCTCTGGCTGACTGGGTGGTGCACTGGGCCCACACTCCCTATGGAGGAATAGCGCTGTTCATGCTCGCCTTCTGTGAGTCTTCTTTTTTTCCCATTCCACCGGATCTCCTCCTTATTGCTCTGTGCGCCGTGGATTCTCAGCAGAGCTTCTGGTATGCTTCCCTCTGCACTGCCGGCTCTGTTCTGGGAGGCATCTTCGGCTACGGCCTGGGCAGATTCGGCGGTCGTCCTCTACTCGAGCGCTGGGTGCGGCCAGAGAAGGTCAGACTCGTTGAACGTTACTATCGCCGCTGGGATGTCTGGGCTGTAGCGGTGGCAGGCTTCACTCCCATCCCATACAAAGTGTTTACCATCAGCGCTGGTGCTTTCCTTCTCCAATTCGGCCGTTTTGTCATTGCCTCCACAGGCAGCCGAGGGGCACGTTTCTTTCTAGTGGCGGCGCTCTTTTATTTCTTTGGGCCCGCAGTGAACAGCTTCATCTCCAAATACTTCAATGTGCTGTCAGTGCTTTTTGTAGTCCTGCTGATACTGGGCTTCTGGATCCTGCGCACTGTGTCCAGAGGCGCAGCTCAGGATTCCTAG
- a CDS encoding peptide-binding protein has protein sequence MTVRRVLIAVPCLLLLFLGQSYLWVPNYQEQTKGNPARLAEYVTASIGDAQLLNPILSSDSASSTINGLVFEGLLDYDENLNYRGRLATTWKVYEEAYFYLNEQAEIPGFGRATAEQVRAMLLRAAQKPPGGDAALRRSLENIEGVEIEPARRGRRELAGEPREGAQDQQARVEINYPPRVKLTLKEVDQELFPQLEKLLGSNYFSTFTPERYLQVLSPQLKKKKAVYARKLLPATEQNPIIVFYLRPGVKFHDGHPFGARDVKFTFEAIMNPANLSPRVSDYEPVKSVEILDPLTVKITYKRLYSPALGTWMIGILPEHLLNRAQLSKEARARGLDPATMSIRQSEFNRHPIGCGPYQFSEWKSDQYILLKRFPQYWEGPPLYHRYAYRIVPDVLTQEMEFYAGTLDSYNVQPYQVQRLKQDARFQSFSGLSFGYTYIGYNMQRPPFNDVRVRRALGMAIDVDSIIRYVLYGQGERITGPFPKQTDYYNKAVKPLPYDPQGALELLAEAGWKRGREGWLEKDGKRLQFTLITNQGNNIRKAILSIAQDSWRKIGVDVRTDVLEWAVFIQERVDKHDFDALVLGWSMGVEPDLYQIWHSSQTGSHQLNFVGFKNKEADDLIVRIRREYNRQRQVAYCHRLHEIIAAEQPYTFLYVGKWTALLDKRIVIARKDSSGRVYYEKIKPTKTGNYTFFFNRWIKLPEVPNFAVED, from the coding sequence TTGACAGTTCGGCGTGTTCTCATTGCAGTTCCCTGCTTGCTCCTGCTCTTTCTGGGGCAATCATATCTGTGGGTGCCAAACTATCAAGAGCAAACCAAGGGAAATCCCGCCCGCCTGGCAGAATACGTGACCGCCTCCATAGGCGACGCCCAGTTGCTCAATCCCATTCTCTCTTCTGACAGCGCCAGCAGTACGATTAACGGCCTGGTATTCGAGGGCCTGCTCGACTATGACGAGAATCTGAACTACCGCGGCAGATTGGCCACGACATGGAAGGTCTATGAAGAGGCCTATTTTTATCTGAACGAGCAGGCAGAGATTCCAGGCTTCGGCCGGGCGACTGCAGAGCAGGTACGGGCCATGCTCCTGAGAGCGGCCCAGAAACCTCCAGGAGGTGATGCTGCCCTGAGGCGGTCACTCGAGAATATCGAAGGGGTTGAAATCGAGCCTGCCAGGAGAGGCCGCCGTGAACTAGCTGGAGAACCCCGGGAAGGAGCGCAAGATCAGCAGGCTAGAGTCGAGATCAACTACCCCCCGAGAGTGAAGCTCACCCTGAAAGAAGTGGATCAGGAACTCTTTCCACAGCTCGAAAAACTGCTAGGGAGCAACTATTTTTCGACTTTCACTCCAGAACGCTACCTGCAGGTGCTCAGTCCACAGTTGAAGAAGAAAAAAGCAGTCTATGCCAGAAAACTCCTGCCGGCTACGGAGCAGAACCCCATAATTGTCTTCTATCTTCGGCCAGGAGTGAAGTTTCATGACGGCCATCCCTTTGGAGCCAGAGACGTAAAGTTCACCTTTGAGGCCATCATGAATCCCGCCAACCTGTCGCCGCGAGTCTCTGATTACGAACCGGTAAAATCAGTGGAGATCCTCGATCCACTGACTGTGAAAATTACCTACAAGCGGTTGTATTCCCCTGCACTCGGCACCTGGATGATAGGGATTTTGCCAGAACACCTTCTCAACCGTGCCCAACTCAGCAAAGAGGCGCGCGCTCGCGGGTTGGATCCTGCAACAATGTCAATTCGTCAAAGCGAATTCAATCGCCATCCCATAGGCTGCGGGCCGTATCAATTCAGTGAGTGGAAGTCTGACCAGTACATTCTCCTGAAGAGATTCCCGCAATACTGGGAGGGCCCGCCTCTCTATCACCGCTATGCCTACCGGATCGTGCCGGACGTTCTAACTCAGGAAATGGAGTTTTATGCTGGAACTCTGGACAGTTACAACGTGCAGCCCTATCAGGTACAGAGGCTCAAACAGGATGCCCGCTTTCAAAGCTTCTCCGGGCTCAGTTTTGGCTACACCTACATCGGCTACAATATGCAGCGGCCGCCATTCAATGACGTGCGGGTGCGCCGAGCACTGGGTATGGCCATTGATGTGGACAGCATCATCCGCTACGTTCTCTATGGCCAGGGAGAGCGCATTACCGGGCCTTTCCCCAAACAAACTGATTATTACAATAAAGCCGTCAAACCACTGCCTTATGATCCGCAGGGGGCGCTGGAACTTCTGGCTGAGGCTGGCTGGAAGCGGGGCAGGGAGGGCTGGCTGGAGAAAGATGGCAAACGGCTGCAGTTTACCCTGATCACCAATCAGGGCAACAACATCCGCAAGGCTATTCTTTCCATTGCCCAGGACTCATGGAGAAAGATTGGTGTGGATGTGCGGACTGATGTGCTGGAATGGGCAGTATTTATCCAGGAGCGGGTGGACAAACACGATTTTGATGCCCTTGTTCTCGGCTGGAGCATGGGAGTCGAGCCAGACCTCTACCAGATATGGCATTCGAGTCAGACGGGCTCTCATCAACTCAATTTCGTTGGCTTCAAAAACAAGGAGGCAGACGATCTTATCGTCAGGATCAGGCGGGAATACAATCGCCAGCGCCAGGTTGCCTACTGCCACAGGCTGCATGAAATTATTGCTGCGGAACAGCCTTACACCTTTCTCTATGTAGGGAAATGGACGGCCCTGTTAGACAAGCGCATCGTCATTGCCAGAAAGGACAGCAGCGGCAGGGTCTACTATGAAAAAATAAAGCCGACAAAGACGGGCAACTATACCTTCTTTTTCAACAGGTGGATCAAGCTGCCGGAAGTACCGAATTTTGCAGTGGAGGACTGA
- a CDS encoding ABC transporter permease: MLSFLGRSLVQKTVTLLFVMVISFAMVHLAPGEPSQVDPLNPKFTREVVERFRQQFHLDKPLSQQFLLFYKDLFTGKSVSWKDGRPVLGKIYERFLNSLPLFLVGTLITWTLSFPVGIQAAIRRGSVYDRVTTFLAYLLISIPGFFFAYILIILVVNGLHVPVIGMRTFGLGHAGLLTRFMDRVWHMVLPAILGATGGIAVLSRYVRNQMLEVEGQDYVRTARAKGLPEEQVHYKHALRNALLPFVTMFGLVLPGLIGGSVIIESIFSWPGIGRMAYEAILARDYPVIITVNFVSAILVLLGTLLSDILYMLADPRIKL; this comes from the coding sequence ATGCTTTCTTTTCTTGGCCGCAGCCTTGTGCAGAAGACTGTAACCTTACTGTTCGTTATGGTAATTTCTTTTGCCATGGTGCACCTGGCTCCCGGGGAGCCGAGTCAGGTAGATCCCTTGAATCCCAAGTTCACCAGAGAGGTGGTGGAACGATTCCGCCAACAGTTCCATCTGGACAAGCCCCTCTCCCAGCAGTTCCTGCTTTTCTACAAAGATCTTTTCACTGGCAAGAGTGTGTCGTGGAAAGATGGTCGACCGGTACTGGGGAAGATCTATGAACGTTTTCTCAACAGCCTGCCGCTTTTTCTGGTAGGAACACTCATTACCTGGACTCTGTCCTTTCCGGTAGGCATTCAGGCTGCCATTCGCAGAGGCAGCGTTTATGATCGGGTCACCACGTTTCTTGCCTATCTGCTTATTTCCATCCCCGGCTTTTTTTTCGCCTATATACTTATCATACTGGTGGTGAATGGTCTGCATGTGCCAGTGATCGGCATGCGCACTTTCGGCCTCGGACACGCCGGCCTGCTGACCAGGTTTATGGATCGGGTGTGGCACATGGTCCTGCCCGCCATTCTGGGAGCCACTGGAGGCATTGCGGTGCTGTCGCGCTATGTGCGCAATCAGATGCTGGAGGTGGAAGGCCAGGACTATGTGCGCACTGCCAGAGCCAAAGGGCTGCCCGAGGAGCAGGTTCATTACAAGCATGCTCTGCGCAACGCCCTGCTTCCCTTTGTCACTATGTTCGGGCTGGTGCTGCCCGGACTCATTGGCGGTTCAGTGATTATAGAATCAATCTTTTCCTGGCCCGGGATAGGTCGGATGGCCTACGAGGCTATTCTGGCCAGGGACTATCCGGTGATCATTACAGTAAATTTTGTGTCGGCAATTCTGGTGCTCCTGGGCACCCTGCTTTCAGACATCCTTTATATGCTGGCTGACCCCCGGATCAAGCTGTAG
- a CDS encoding ABC transporter permease — translation MPLEDIWTLPPQESRLAQFWRELGKNQLALGGLVVLVFFFILALVGVVLTSGTSPTLDPGLVRLQEKLRPPLSRAKLEALRPEELPWLGTYLLGTDELGRDVFARMLQGAWVSLSVGFVAVGISVFIGIVLGGLAGYYGQKTVRAGPVFALLLAAAALAGGGWLPGFLRVGLAAAAAAVTIFLLLRKGRVHSDKFALLDLEIVNIDMLITGLIDIMLCFPSFFLILTVVALLPASIYNIMIVIGLTSWMGAARFVRAEFLSLREQDFVSAARALGISDWRIIFRHMVPNAIAPVLVSATIGIASAILTEAGLSFLGFGVPPPHATWGNILSDGKNYLFDAPWLTFIPGIAILIVVLAFNLFGEGLRDMLNPKLKERY, via the coding sequence ATGCCCCTGGAAGACATATGGACTCTGCCACCTCAGGAGAGCAGGCTGGCCCAGTTCTGGCGCGAACTGGGCAAGAACCAGCTGGCCCTGGGAGGTCTGGTGGTCCTGGTGTTTTTTTTCATTCTTGCCCTGGTGGGCGTTGTGCTGACCTCGGGCACTTCACCCACACTCGACCCTGGTCTGGTGCGGCTGCAGGAAAAACTGCGGCCACCCTTGTCGAGAGCCAAGCTTGAGGCCCTGCGGCCTGAGGAGCTCCCCTGGCTGGGCACCTACCTGCTCGGCACTGATGAACTCGGCAGAGATGTGTTCGCCCGCATGCTCCAGGGGGCCTGGGTTTCCCTGTCGGTGGGGTTTGTGGCTGTTGGCATATCCGTGTTCATCGGGATTGTCCTGGGCGGTCTGGCAGGCTACTATGGCCAGAAAACAGTCCGAGCTGGACCGGTGTTTGCTCTGTTGCTGGCGGCTGCGGCTCTTGCCGGAGGCGGCTGGCTGCCGGGATTCCTCCGTGTTGGGCTGGCTGCTGCGGCTGCTGCCGTGACCATCTTTCTGCTGCTCCGTAAGGGTCGGGTACACTCTGACAAGTTCGCCCTTCTGGACCTGGAGATTGTTAATATTGACATGCTCATCACTGGCCTGATCGACATTATGCTCTGCTTCCCGAGCTTTTTCTTGATCCTCACAGTGGTGGCGCTGCTGCCGGCCAGTATTTACAACATAATGATAGTGATCGGTCTCACCAGCTGGATGGGCGCCGCCCGCTTCGTGCGGGCCGAGTTTCTCTCTCTGCGCGAGCAGGATTTTGTCAGTGCAGCCCGCGCCCTTGGAATTTCTGACTGGCGCATAATCTTCCGCCACATGGTGCCCAACGCCATTGCGCCGGTGTTGGTGTCGGCCACTATTGGCATAGCCAGTGCCATCCTCACCGAGGCAGGTCTCAGCTTTCTTGGCTTTGGGGTGCCGCCGCCTCACGCCACCTGGGGCAATATTCTGTCGGATGGCAAGAACTACCTTTTTGACGCTCCCTGGCTGACCTTTATCCCGGGCATTGCAATCCTCATCGTGGTGCTGGCATTCAACCTCTTTGGCGAAGGTCTCAGAGACATGCTGAATCCCAAGCTGAAGGAAAGGTATTGA